The following are encoded together in the Glycine soja cultivar W05 chromosome 5, ASM419377v2, whole genome shotgun sequence genome:
- the LOC114413264 gene encoding diacylglycerol kinase 2: MSLTMIDLGISFLRLVTSPDASSASIFGWLITGSFGLMAVIYAVLKWQRRSSLNWIKAAAREKKKVWKKFKVPLSEHLWVEDFTYREQPSTCCFCLTSLWPSQNLGTTASPRTPLHRCSVCGVAAHFLCSQFAAKDCKCVAQAGFGHIRHHWSERWVDVDENHEMSAFCFYCDEPCGVPFVKASPTWDCRWCQRLIHVKCHNKLTRDSGDFCDLGPLRRIILSPLCVKQVDEDKQGGRLSSIITSSVNGQIRKRRNRNKSLGGYNANGKSDGSSITDATLLEYVLNGLHWNKFGDEKLFDLVNNGRVLGNGLTATPNQIKKYTLVGLPQDASPLLVFINARSGGQLGPSLHRRLNMLLNPVQIFELSASQGPEVGLEFFKSVRYFKVLVCGGDGTVAWVLDAIERHNFESPPPVAILPLGTGNDLSRVLNWGRGFSTLDGQGGLTMLLHDISNAAVTMLDRWEVKIVEESSEGKSNKVKTKSMMNYLGIGCDAKVAYKFHITREINPEKFCSQFLNKLRYAKEGARDIMDRTCADLPWQVWLEVDGRDIEIPKDSEGLIVLNIGSYMGGVDLWQNGYEHDDDFRLQSMHDKMLEVVCVCGAWHLGKLQVGLSQARRLAQGKAIKIHCSSPFPVQIDGEPFIIQPGYLEITHRGQAFMSRRTSEDEPKGRASAIMTEVLLDAECKGIINASQKKALLQEMAINLS; the protein is encoded by the exons ATGAGTTTAACCATGATAGATCTGGGGATTTCCTTTCTGAGGTTGGTCACGAGCCCTGATGCATCCAGTGCATCTATTTTCGGATGGCTGATAACTGGATCATTTGGACTAATGGCTGTGATATATGCTGTTCTCAAGTGGCAGCGAAGGTCCTCATTAAATTGGATTAAAGCTGCagcaagagaaaagaagaaagtttggaaaaagtttaaAGTTCCGCTATCGGAGCATTTGTGGGTGGAAGATTTTACTTATAGGGAACAGCCATCCACTTGTTGTTTCTGCTTGACTTCCCTTTGGCCTTCTCAAAATTTAGGTACAACAGCCTCACCGCGTACTCCTCTCCATCGTTGCTCTGTTTGTGGTGTCGCAGCTCATTTCCTTTGTTCTCAGTTTGCAGCAAAGGATTGCAAATGTGTGGCTCAGGCTGGTTTTGGCCATATTCGACATCACTGGTCTGAAAGATGGGTTGATGTGGATGAAAATCATGAGATGTCTGCCTTCTGTTTTTACTGTGACGAGCCATGTGGTGTTCCGTTTGTTAAAGCTTCTCCTACCTGGGATTGCCGCTGGTGTCAGCGCCTCATCCATGTGAAATGTCATAACAAATTGACTAGAGATTCTGGTGACTTTTGTGATTTGGGTCCTTTGAGGCGAATTATCCTTTCTCCTCTTTGTGTCAAACAAGTTGACGAAGATAAACAAGGAGGACGACTAAGTTCTATTATAACCTCTTCTGTTAATGGCCAGATTAGAAAGCGGCGTAATCGCAATAAAAGTTTAGGTGGTTACAATGCTAATGGTAAGTCAGATGGTTCCTCGATTACTGATGCAACATTATTGGAGTATGTGTTGAATGGTCTCCACTGGAATAAGTTCGGTGATGAGAAGCTTTTTGATCTTGTGAATAATGGTAGAGTATTAGGAAATGGTTTAACTGCTACGCCTAATCAAATCAAGAAATACACACTGGTTGGTTTGCCACAAGATGCAAGCCCACTTTTGGTCTTCATCAATGCCAGGAGTGGTGGGCAGCTTGGGCCTTCTCTTCATAGGAGATTGAATATGCTACTAAATCCTGTTCAG ATATTTGAATTGAGTGCTTCTCAAGGCCCTGAAGTGGGCTTGGAATTCTTCAAAAGTGTACGATATTTTAAAGTGCTGGTATGTGGTGGGGATGGCACTGTTGCATGGGTCCTTGATGCTATAGAAAGACACAATTTTGAGTCACCTCCTCCTGTGGCAATTCTTCCCCTTGGCACCGGAAATGATTTGTCCAGGGTACTTAACTGGGGAAGAGGCTTCTCTACACTTGATGGACAAGGCGGATTGACTATGCTTTTGCATGACATTAGCAATGCAGCAGTTACTATGCTAGATCGCTGGGAAGTAAAAATCGTAGAAGAAAGTTCTGAAGGAAAATCAAATAAAGTGAAAACTAAATCTATGATGAACTATCTTG GCATTGGATGTGATGCAAAGGTTGcatataaatttcatattacTCGAGAAATAAATCCTGAAAAGTTTTGTAGTCAG TTTTTGAATAAATTGCGATATGCAAAAGAAGGCGCAAGGGATATTATGGACAGAACTTGTGCTGACTTGCCATGGCAAGTGTGGCTTGAAGTTGACGGGAGAGACATTGAGATTCCTAAG GATTCTGAGGGCTTAATTGTGCTCAATATTGGGAGCTATATGGGTGGAGTAGATCTTTGGCAAAATGGTTATGAGCATGATGATGATTTTCGTCTGCAATCCATGCATGATAAAATGCTGGAGGTGGTATGCGTATGTGGTGCATGGCACCTAGGAAAACTTCAG GTTGGACTTTCACAAGCAAGAAGGCTTGCTCAAGGTAAAGCCATCAAGATACACTGTTCCAGTCCTTTCCCAGTTCAAATTGATGGGGAACCGTTTATCATACAACCAGGATACTTGGAAATAACACATCGTGGGCAG GCTTTCATGTCGAGGAGGACTTCTGAAGATGAGCCTAAAGGACGAGCATCTGCAATTATGACAGAAGTATTACTAGATGCGGAGTGCAAGGGCATTATTAATGCATCTCAGAAGAAAGCTCTTCTTCAAGAGATGGCCATCAATCTTTCATAA